From the genome of Thunnus thynnus chromosome 1, fThuThy2.1, whole genome shotgun sequence, one region includes:
- the si:ch211-260e23.9 gene encoding tumor protein p53-inducible nuclear protein 2, giving the protein MIGKILSHLLGNASDDFEVAEDTFEELMEFEEGEWVIVNLPENGPLSAPEVDPLENLLIEHPSMSVYQIRRRMSGEEEGEEEEEEGSDEDEEDSSRPVAVRRHISWRLAAWGIPLPCNIQLLAVQRAKTQAERKKLSRSALHRQNLAKMRFSPAERRYGHFKQPCQRLYNY; this is encoded by the exons ATGATCGGGAAGATTCTTTCTCATCTGCTTGGGAATGCCAGCGATGACTTTGAGGTGGCAGAAGATACTTTTGAGGAGCTGATGGAGTTCGAGGAGGGAGAATGGGTCATTGTTAATCTCCCAG AGAACGGGCCACTGTCGGCCCCTGAGGTGGACCCCCTTGAGAACCTGCTGATCGAGCACCCCAGTATGTCTGTCTACCAGATCAGACGCAGAATGAGTGGagaagaggaaggggaggaggaggaggaggagggctctgatgaagatgaagaggacTCCTCCAG GCCAGTGGCAGTGCGGCGACACATCTCCTGGCGCCTGGCTGCCTGGGGAATCCCTCTGCCCTGCAACATCCAGCTGCTGGCTGTCCAGAGGGCAAAGACCCAGGCTGAGCGTAAGAAGCTGAGCCGCAGCGCCCTCCACAGGCAGAACCTGGCTAAGATGCGATTCTCCCCGGCAGAGAGACGCTACGGCCACTTCAAGCAGCCCTGCCAGCGCCTTTACAACTACTGA
- the ccne1 gene encoding G1/S-specific cyclin-E1 isoform X3: protein MTKKKQRDCELDWRPDAVYTSPHRWIPTPDQEEDQPVTLINAGFPHYNFNNIFTTPVHCAPLPALCWASKDVVWNNMLEKDKTYTRDVNMMEKHPHLQPKMRAILLDWLMEVSEVYKLHRETYHLAQDYFDRFMATQRNVFKSTLQLIGITCLFIAAKVEEMYPPKVHQFAYVTDEACTEDEILSMEIIIMKELKWSLSPQTPISWLNVYMQVAYLKETDELLIPRYPQATFTQIAELLDLCMLDMHCLEFSNGVLAASALFHFSSLELVENVSALKRVEVEECVRWMVPFAMALREVGGSPMKTFTGVPADDMHNIQPHASYLTWLDKASSYQDVELERHGNCPVPSGVLTPPLSSEKTEELLRVDAAVPKIRPRMRTPSPQRHLPE from the exons ATGACGAAGAAGAAGCAGCGTGACTGTGAG CTGGACTGGAGGCCTGATGCTGTTTACACCAGTCCACACAGGTGGATCCCCACACCTGATCAGGAAGAGGACCAACCAGTTACCCTGATAAATGCAGGCTTCCCCCACTATAACTTTAACAACATATTTACGACCCCCGTGCACTGCGCCCCGCTCCCTGCTCTGTG CTGGGCCAGTAAGGATGTGGTGTGGAACAACATGTTGGAGAAGGATAAGACTTACACCAGAGACGTCAACATGATGGAGAAGCATCCTCATCTTCAGCCTAAGATGAGGGCGATTCTCCTGGACTGGCTCATGGAG gTGAGTGAGGTGTACAAACTGCACAGGGAGACGTACCACCTGGCTCAGGACTACTTTGATCGCTTCATGGCCACGCAAAGAAACGTCTTCAAATCCACGCTGCAGCTCATTGGCATCACTTGTCTCTTCATTGCTGCCAAAGTAGAG GAAATGTATCCTCCTAAAGTCCACCAGTTTGCCTATGTCACAGACGAAGCCTGCACTGAAGACGAGATTCTCAGTATGGAAATCATTATTATGAAG GAGCTAAAGTGGAGTCTCAGCCCACAGACTCCCATCTCCTGGCTCAATGTTTACATGCAGGTGGCCTACCTGAAAGAGACGGACGAGCTGCTCATCCCCAGATATCCACAAGCTACTTTCACACAGATCGCAGAG TTGTTGGACCTGTGTATGCTGGACATGCATTGCCTTGAGTTCTCCAATGGCGTCCTTGCTGCTTCAGCTCTGTTTCACTTCTCCTCCCTGGAGCTGGTGGAAAACGTTTCAG CCCTGAAGAGGGTGGAGGTAGAGGAGTGTGTGAGGTGGATGGTGCCGTTCGCGATGGCGCTGCGGGAGGTCGGCGGGTCACCCATGAAAACGTTTACAGGAGTCCCTGCTGATGACATGCACAACATCCAGCCCCATGCCTCCTACCTCACATGGCTC gacAAGGCCTCCTCTTACCAGGATGTGGAGTTGGAGCGTCATGGCAACTGTCCTGTCCCTTCAGGCGTCCTGACCCCGCCCCTGAGCAGTGAGAAAACGGAAGAGTTGCTCCGAGTGGATGCGGCGGTGCCAAAAATCAGACCGAGGATGCGCACTCCATCCCCACAGCGCCACCTTCCTGAGTAG
- the ccne1 gene encoding G1/S-specific cyclin-E1 isoform X2, translating to MLGRREETEPKSVAPEAPKENTVRPRKRKADVAIYLQDLDEEVAEMTKKKQRDCELDWRPDAVYTSPHRWIPTPDQEEDQPVTLINAGFPHYNFNNIFTTPVHCAPLPALCWASKDVVWNNMLEKDKTYTRDVNMMEKHPHLQPKMRAILLDWLMEVSEVYKLHRETYHLAQDYFDRFMATQRNVFKSTLQLIGITCLFIAAKVEEMYPPKVHQFAYVTDEACTEDEILSMEIIIMKELKWSLSPQTPISWLNVYMQVAYLKETDELLIPRYPQATFTQIAELLDLCMLDMHCLEFSNGVLAASALFHFSSLELVENVSALKRVEVEECVRWMVPFAMALREVGGSPMKTFTGVPADDMHNIQPHASYLTWLDKASSYQDVELERHGNCPVPSGVLTPPLSSEKTEELLRVDAAVPKIRPRMRTPSPQRHLPE from the exons ATGCTAGGAAGACG GGAAGAGACAGAACCGAAATCTGTTGCTCCCGAGGCGCCCAAGGAAAATACAGTACGACCGAGAAAGAGGAAGGCAGATGTTGCCATT TATTTACAAGATCTGGATGAGGAGGTAGCAGAGATGACGAAGAAGAAGCAGCGTGACTGTGAG CTGGACTGGAGGCCTGATGCTGTTTACACCAGTCCACACAGGTGGATCCCCACACCTGATCAGGAAGAGGACCAACCAGTTACCCTGATAAATGCAGGCTTCCCCCACTATAACTTTAACAACATATTTACGACCCCCGTGCACTGCGCCCCGCTCCCTGCTCTGTG CTGGGCCAGTAAGGATGTGGTGTGGAACAACATGTTGGAGAAGGATAAGACTTACACCAGAGACGTCAACATGATGGAGAAGCATCCTCATCTTCAGCCTAAGATGAGGGCGATTCTCCTGGACTGGCTCATGGAG gTGAGTGAGGTGTACAAACTGCACAGGGAGACGTACCACCTGGCTCAGGACTACTTTGATCGCTTCATGGCCACGCAAAGAAACGTCTTCAAATCCACGCTGCAGCTCATTGGCATCACTTGTCTCTTCATTGCTGCCAAAGTAGAG GAAATGTATCCTCCTAAAGTCCACCAGTTTGCCTATGTCACAGACGAAGCCTGCACTGAAGACGAGATTCTCAGTATGGAAATCATTATTATGAAG GAGCTAAAGTGGAGTCTCAGCCCACAGACTCCCATCTCCTGGCTCAATGTTTACATGCAGGTGGCCTACCTGAAAGAGACGGACGAGCTGCTCATCCCCAGATATCCACAAGCTACTTTCACACAGATCGCAGAG TTGTTGGACCTGTGTATGCTGGACATGCATTGCCTTGAGTTCTCCAATGGCGTCCTTGCTGCTTCAGCTCTGTTTCACTTCTCCTCCCTGGAGCTGGTGGAAAACGTTTCAG CCCTGAAGAGGGTGGAGGTAGAGGAGTGTGTGAGGTGGATGGTGCCGTTCGCGATGGCGCTGCGGGAGGTCGGCGGGTCACCCATGAAAACGTTTACAGGAGTCCCTGCTGATGACATGCACAACATCCAGCCCCATGCCTCCTACCTCACATGGCTC gacAAGGCCTCCTCTTACCAGGATGTGGAGTTGGAGCGTCATGGCAACTGTCCTGTCCCTTCAGGCGTCCTGACCCCGCCCCTGAGCAGTGAGAAAACGGAAGAGTTGCTCCGAGTGGATGCGGCGGTGCCAAAAATCAGACCGAGGATGCGCACTCCATCCCCACAGCGCCACCTTCCTGAGTAG
- the ccne1 gene encoding G1/S-specific cyclin-E1 isoform X1: MKITSFPAQICNITTVYSETDTTPLSIMLGRREETEPKSVAPEAPKENTVRPRKRKADVAIYLQDLDEEVAEMTKKKQRDCELDWRPDAVYTSPHRWIPTPDQEEDQPVTLINAGFPHYNFNNIFTTPVHCAPLPALCWASKDVVWNNMLEKDKTYTRDVNMMEKHPHLQPKMRAILLDWLMEVSEVYKLHRETYHLAQDYFDRFMATQRNVFKSTLQLIGITCLFIAAKVEEMYPPKVHQFAYVTDEACTEDEILSMEIIIMKELKWSLSPQTPISWLNVYMQVAYLKETDELLIPRYPQATFTQIAELLDLCMLDMHCLEFSNGVLAASALFHFSSLELVENVSALKRVEVEECVRWMVPFAMALREVGGSPMKTFTGVPADDMHNIQPHASYLTWLDKASSYQDVELERHGNCPVPSGVLTPPLSSEKTEELLRVDAAVPKIRPRMRTPSPQRHLPE; the protein is encoded by the exons ATGAAAATAACCAGTTTCCCCGCACAAATATGCAACATAACAACG GTTTACTCCGAAACTGACACCACCCCTCTGAGTATAATGCTAGGAAGACG GGAAGAGACAGAACCGAAATCTGTTGCTCCCGAGGCGCCCAAGGAAAATACAGTACGACCGAGAAAGAGGAAGGCAGATGTTGCCATT TATTTACAAGATCTGGATGAGGAGGTAGCAGAGATGACGAAGAAGAAGCAGCGTGACTGTGAG CTGGACTGGAGGCCTGATGCTGTTTACACCAGTCCACACAGGTGGATCCCCACACCTGATCAGGAAGAGGACCAACCAGTTACCCTGATAAATGCAGGCTTCCCCCACTATAACTTTAACAACATATTTACGACCCCCGTGCACTGCGCCCCGCTCCCTGCTCTGTG CTGGGCCAGTAAGGATGTGGTGTGGAACAACATGTTGGAGAAGGATAAGACTTACACCAGAGACGTCAACATGATGGAGAAGCATCCTCATCTTCAGCCTAAGATGAGGGCGATTCTCCTGGACTGGCTCATGGAG gTGAGTGAGGTGTACAAACTGCACAGGGAGACGTACCACCTGGCTCAGGACTACTTTGATCGCTTCATGGCCACGCAAAGAAACGTCTTCAAATCCACGCTGCAGCTCATTGGCATCACTTGTCTCTTCATTGCTGCCAAAGTAGAG GAAATGTATCCTCCTAAAGTCCACCAGTTTGCCTATGTCACAGACGAAGCCTGCACTGAAGACGAGATTCTCAGTATGGAAATCATTATTATGAAG GAGCTAAAGTGGAGTCTCAGCCCACAGACTCCCATCTCCTGGCTCAATGTTTACATGCAGGTGGCCTACCTGAAAGAGACGGACGAGCTGCTCATCCCCAGATATCCACAAGCTACTTTCACACAGATCGCAGAG TTGTTGGACCTGTGTATGCTGGACATGCATTGCCTTGAGTTCTCCAATGGCGTCCTTGCTGCTTCAGCTCTGTTTCACTTCTCCTCCCTGGAGCTGGTGGAAAACGTTTCAG CCCTGAAGAGGGTGGAGGTAGAGGAGTGTGTGAGGTGGATGGTGCCGTTCGCGATGGCGCTGCGGGAGGTCGGCGGGTCACCCATGAAAACGTTTACAGGAGTCCCTGCTGATGACATGCACAACATCCAGCCCCATGCCTCCTACCTCACATGGCTC gacAAGGCCTCCTCTTACCAGGATGTGGAGTTGGAGCGTCATGGCAACTGTCCTGTCCCTTCAGGCGTCCTGACCCCGCCCCTGAGCAGTGAGAAAACGGAAGAGTTGCTCCGAGTGGATGCGGCGGTGCCAAAAATCAGACCGAGGATGCGCACTCCATCCCCACAGCGCCACCTTCCTGAGTAG
- the zgc:162297 gene encoding uncharacterized protein F13E9.13, mitochondrial isoform X1 yields MRFLDLFGRLKSVVIGMVHVKALPGTPLGCMKMSQIIEEACREAAIYRDAGIDGVIIENMHDIPYSFSVGPEVSACMTSVCAAVRGLCPSLPLGVQILSSANQHALAVALASGLDFIRAEGFVFSHVADEGLLNACAGDLLRYRKQIGAEHVQIFTDIKKKHSSHALTSDVSIEETARAAEFFLSDGLIITGAATGVQADPQELRDVSQSVKIPVLIGSGVTHDNIEHFLDANGMIIGSHFKKEGHWANAVDPERVKKFMAKMRELRK; encoded by the exons ATGAGATTTTTGGATCTTTTTGGGCGCCTAAAATCTGTGGTTATTGGAATGGTTCATGTTAAAGCCTTACCAG GCACCCCGCTAGGATGTATGAAAATGTCCCAGATCATTGAAGAGGCATGCAGGGAGGCAGCGATCTACCGTGATGCAGGGATT GATGGTGTGATTATTGAGAACATGCACGACATCCCCTACTCGTTCTCTGTGGGCCCTGAGGTGTCTGCCTGTATGACTTCAGTATGTGCTGCTGTGAGAGGCCTCTGTCCGTCTCTGCCGCTCGGAGTGCAGATACTATCCTCTGCTAACCAGCATGCATTGGCTGTAGCTCTGGCTTCAG GTCTGGATTTTATCAGGGCTGAGGGTTTTGTCTTCTCTCACGTGGCTGACGAGGGCCTCTTAAATGCATGTGCTGGGGACTTACTGAGATATCGCAAGCAGATTGGAGCTGAGCATGTGCAGATCTTCACCGACATCAAAAAGAAGCACAG ctCCCATGCCCTGACGTCAGACGTGAGCATTGAGGAGACGGCACGAGCCGCCGAGTTCTTCCTCTCAGATGGACTCATCATCACAGGAGCGGCTACTGGAGTGCAGGCTGACCCACAGGAGCTCAGAG ATGTTTCCCAATCTGTGAAAATCCCAGTGCTGATAGGCTCTGGAGTGACCCACGACAACATTGAACATTTCCTTGATGCAAATGGAATGATCATCGGGTCTCATTTCAAGAAAGAAGGCCACTGGGCCAACGCAGTCGACCCCGAGCGAGTGAAGAAGTTCATGGCAAAGATGCGTGAACTTCGAAAATGA
- the zgc:162297 gene encoding uncharacterized protein F13E9.13, mitochondrial isoform X2 produces the protein METVRNVKSRQKVPHDAGTPLGCMKMSQIIEEACREAAIYRDAGIDGVIIENMHDIPYSFSVGPEVSACMTSVCAAVRGLCPSLPLGVQILSSANQHALAVALASGLDFIRAEGFVFSHVADEGLLNACAGDLLRYRKQIGAEHVQIFTDIKKKHSSHALTSDVSIEETARAAEFFLSDGLIITGAATGVQADPQELRDVSQSVKIPVLIGSGVTHDNIEHFLDANGMIIGSHFKKEGHWANAVDPERVKKFMAKMRELRK, from the exons ATGGAAACAGTACGCAATGTTAAAAGTCGCCAAAAAGTACCACATGATGCAG GCACCCCGCTAGGATGTATGAAAATGTCCCAGATCATTGAAGAGGCATGCAGGGAGGCAGCGATCTACCGTGATGCAGGGATT GATGGTGTGATTATTGAGAACATGCACGACATCCCCTACTCGTTCTCTGTGGGCCCTGAGGTGTCTGCCTGTATGACTTCAGTATGTGCTGCTGTGAGAGGCCTCTGTCCGTCTCTGCCGCTCGGAGTGCAGATACTATCCTCTGCTAACCAGCATGCATTGGCTGTAGCTCTGGCTTCAG GTCTGGATTTTATCAGGGCTGAGGGTTTTGTCTTCTCTCACGTGGCTGACGAGGGCCTCTTAAATGCATGTGCTGGGGACTTACTGAGATATCGCAAGCAGATTGGAGCTGAGCATGTGCAGATCTTCACCGACATCAAAAAGAAGCACAG ctCCCATGCCCTGACGTCAGACGTGAGCATTGAGGAGACGGCACGAGCCGCCGAGTTCTTCCTCTCAGATGGACTCATCATCACAGGAGCGGCTACTGGAGTGCAGGCTGACCCACAGGAGCTCAGAG ATGTTTCCCAATCTGTGAAAATCCCAGTGCTGATAGGCTCTGGAGTGACCCACGACAACATTGAACATTTCCTTGATGCAAATGGAATGATCATCGGGTCTCATTTCAAGAAAGAAGGCCACTGGGCCAACGCAGTCGACCCCGAGCGAGTGAAGAAGTTCATGGCAAAGATGCGTGAACTTCGAAAATGA